Part of the Prionailurus bengalensis isolate Pbe53 chromosome B3, Fcat_Pben_1.1_paternal_pri, whole genome shotgun sequence genome is shown below.
tccctgcttttagcCTGTTAATGAGGTTTTCTGAGGTTGAGCTGTCGTTGCAAGACCGATGGCCCCCTGGGACCTGTAGTTGCAGGTCAAACATGCCACTTCTTCCTAACACCTGGCTTCCCTCCGTCAGAATGTTTGGATTTTGTTGGCACAAGACTCCTCACTGCCACCTGCTGGGACACCACGGTATATACGTCTGGGAAGTCGGGACGGGCGCCGTCCTGGGACAGGAACCCCATGatgactgtgttttgttttgttttttaagcttcttaaaagtttattctcTCTTattatgacagagagagagggagggagggagagagagagagagagagagagagagagagagagagagagaatcctaagcaggctctgcactgtgcggagcccaacatgggctcaaacccacaaactgcgagatcatgacctgagctgaaatcaagagtcggacgcttaaccgactgagccacccaggcgccccaccatgtacttttaaaatacactatTGGAACTAGTCAGCTGATATTTtatatgggattttttttgtatctataagtaaaacaaaactacGATTTTTCTTGTATTGTCCTCCATTCGGTTTGGGAATCAAGATTACACGGGCCTCATGAAATGGCCTGGGCAATTTTCACTCCTCTTTCCATTTCCCAGAATGACTTCTAAGAAGGAGTCAGTTAGTTGTTCCTTGAGAGGTTAGTATCCTTCACCTGTAAAAAACTTGTACTGGAACATGAGGTCCTTGACTaacatttcaatttctttaatgcttGCTGGTCTATTCGGATTCTCTACTGCTTCTTGTGCCCATTTTGACACTGTGAATTTTTCTAGCAATTGTTATATTTCATCCAGGTTTTCACGTCCGGcagtcctttttaatttcttaagctTTTCGGCGTCTGTGTCCACCCTCGTAAGTTCTTCAGTGTGTGGCCGCCGCCCTCCTTCCTCCCGATTTCTTCCAAGCGTTTTCAGAGAAGGCCTCTGTGCGGCCATCATTCCGAAGTCTTTTCATTATGCTCCTGCATTTGAATGGAACTttggctggatataaaattctagaagggAAGTTCTTTTCCTTTCGTACATAAAATATTGTATTCTTTCTGCATCCATTGTTGTTGCTGAGAAACCTGACTTCTGAGCCCCCGGGGTGATCTGCTCTTTCTGAAGCTTTTAGAATGTTCTCTGTGTCATTGGCTTGTCCGGGTGTGATTTTCCTTGTTTCCCATTCCGCGCTCCAGGAGACCTTTCCATCTGAGGGGTCCCGGCTTTCTTCAAATCTGCAAAAGTCATGCtccttgtttcttcaaatatttcccctTCGCCCCCACCCTTTATATATGCATTTCTGCACTTGGATGtcaattctctctcctctcctggtgGCTCTGCACTTCCCTGCTCTACCCTGCAGGGTCCCTCAGCAGAAACACCCGTCACTGTGCCTTCTCCAGCTGGACCGGTCCGCATGTTTATCTCACCTATCGTGCTCTTCCTTTCGATGATTACATGTTTCgtgatttatttatatcttctcttttggttctttttattattattaaacttttaattccagtgtggttaacatgcagtgttgtattagtttcctgggtACAATATAGTGTTGAATTCAACCCCCTTTggttcttttaagattttttaaaatgttaatttatttaaaaaatttttttaaatgtttatttatttttttgagagagggggagagagacagagcgcaagcaggggaggggcagagacagagggagacacagaatccaaaggaggttccaggctctgagctgtcagtacagagccggatgtggggcttgaacccacagactgtgagattgtgacctgagctgaagtctggggctcaaccgaatgagccacccaggtgctccaaaatgttgatttattttagggacagagagtgcaagctggggaagggcagagagaaagagagacagaggacttGAAGCCGgcatctgaagctggctctgtggtGAGCCCTACttagggcttgaacacacaaactgtgataccatgacctgagccaaagctgtgGCCTCAgtggagccacccgggcacccctggttCTTTTCAAAGACTTCAAGTTCTCCACCTCCCCCATTCCTGTGGCATGTCTGTCCCCACGGCTCACTGCAGCACCTGTGGGTGGGGCTGCCTCAGGTGTGGGGACAGTTGGCCCATGACCTCACATCCCCCCAGGGGTCAGCCTCTTGGTCAGGGCCGGTGCTCAGGTAGGGGACAAGCAAGCTAGGGCTCGAGGCCCGGCCCTGAGTGGGCCGCCCACGGCGACAGGGAACCACACACGATTCCTGCTCCGCGCAGCTCTCCCGGCCCAGCGCTCCCCTccaaccccaaccccaacccGGAAGGTCAGAAGGAGGAggcctggggtcctggggcttgggggcggtggggagggagagggcggCGGGGACTCCGTCACCTGGCCTTCCCACTGCCTTAGATCCTCTGACACGTGAGGCCTGAGCTGTGGCCGGACTTCTGTGGCGAACGGGCTGCACGGGCCGCCGTGGTGGAGCCCAGGCCCGCAAGGGAGACAGGCCGCGCTGAGGCCCCGGCACCCCCAagtgcagccccctcccctccctcccagttcCGGCTGCCTTCACATTCCCTTGCGGCTTGGGTTCCTGGCTGgtgcagctccccccaccccgccccgcggTGGGGGGATGTGAGAGGCCGTGGCCCGAGTGTCACCCTGCCCCAAACTCTCCACGCGCCCAGGTCTCAGGCGGGGTCTTGCTCCTCGGTCTGCAGTCCCGCTCCCTGGGACTTATTTGAACCTCGGCGGTTACGggccgcccccagcccctgacctCACCCGCCCGCTCCGCGGTCTGCACTCCCTCCCCCGGGGTCGCGGAGGGGGGACGGGTCCCTCTGGGACCCGGGACCGCcgcctgagccccccccccccgcccgcgcTTCCTGCAGCTCCTGCCGCGGGACGGGGAGTTCGTCCTGGACTCGGGAGCCGGCTTCGGCGCGGCGGACGCTGGCAGGGACCCGGACTGCGGCGCAGGtgaggggccggggcggggcctgccggggcggggcggggccttccgggggcggggccgacgtctgccgggggcgggggcgccctCGCGCGTAGCTCAGGGACGCGCGCCCACCCAGCCGCCCCCGCGCTCTTCCTCGACCCCGACCGCTTCTCGTGGCACGACCCGCGCCTGTGGCGCTCCGGGGGCGCGGCGCGCGGCCTCTTCTCTGTGGACGCCGAGCGCGTGCCCTGCCGCCACGACGACGTCGTCTTCCCGCCCGACGCCTCCTTCCGGGTGGGCCTCGGCCCCGGCGTCGGGCCCGTGCGCGTCCGCAGCGTCTGGGCTCTGGGCCAGGTGAGCCGCGCGCGCGGGGCCGGCCCGCGTCTCCCCTGCGCGCCTCGGCCCCTCCCGGGCCCCACGCAAGAGTTCCGGGCACTCAGTCGCTGTCCCCTCCTCGGGCTGGCGCCGCCCGCGACCCGGCCACCCGCAGACGTTCACGCGCGACGAGGACCTGGCTGCGTTCCTGGCGTCCCCCGCCGGCCGCCTGCGCTTCCACGGGCCGGGCGCTCTGAGCGTGGGTGCCGAGGCCTGCGCCGACCCGTCGGGCTGCGTCTGTGGCAACGCCGAGGTGAGCGCGGAGGGCACCGGGGTGGCGCGGGTCCGccgggggtgagggtgggggaggggcggggctggcgCCTGGCCCTCCCTCGACgcggtctgcccctccccctctccgcTCCAGGTACAGCCGTGGATCTGCGCCGCCCTGCTCCGGCCCCTGGGCGGTCGCTGTCCCCCGGCCGCCTGCCGTGACGCCCTCCGGCCCGAGGGGCAGTGCTGCGACCTCTGCGGTGAGCACCCCCTCGTGTTTGCGGGGACGGCCTAGCTACCCTGGTTCGCCCCCGGCCTCACTTTCTCTGCTGGCCCTGGGCCCTCCTGTCGCAGGAGCCATCGTGTCGCTGACCCACGGCCCCAACTTTGACATTGAGCGGTACCGGACGCGGCTGCTGCGAGGCTTCCTGGTAATGGGGCCGcgctccatcccccccccccccagcccctacCGCATGACCTGCCCGGGGCCACACTTTGCCTCATTGACGCGGTTACTCTCCGCGCACCTGCCCACCCCGTGTCCCTGCTGCCGACGCCCCCGCGGGTCCGAGGGCGAAGTCCCTGGGATAACCCTgtctccacccccgccccccagccccagtaCCAGGGGCTGCAAATGGCCGTGTCCAAGGTGCCGCGCCAGAACGCAGGCGCCGAGGCAGACACGGAGATTCAGGTGGTGCTGGCAGAGACCGGGCCAGACGGGACGGGCGGCGCGGGGCGGCTGGCACGTGCCCTCCTGGCGGACGTCGCCGAGCACGGTAACCGCGAGTGCCCTTTTCccggcccctgccccgccccgcctggCGGAGACTGAGCCGGCGCCCTCCGTTGTAGGCGAAGGCCTGGGGGTCCTGTCCGCGGCAGTCCGGGAGTCGGGCGCGCCGGTCGGGGACGGCTCCGCAGCGGGACTGGAAGGTTCGGGAATGCGCGCGGGGCTGGCAGGCGGCGTGGCGGCGgggctgctcctgctgctgctgctggcgggGGCGCTGTTGCTGCGTGGCGCTCGGAGCTTCAGGTACGCGGGGGTGCCGCGGGGGACGGAGGCTCACGTTGCGGAGGAGGACCGCGGGGTTCATGTACGTCCTTGTTCCCCAGGTGGAGTAGGCGCGAGGAAGCGGCCCCAGCGCCCTTCGTGGCGCCCTTGGGCTTCTCCAACCCGGTGTTCGACGTGGCGGGCTCAGTGGAGCCGGTGAGGGGACGGGTGTGGGTAGCGGTCTTCCCCGGGGCTGTGCTGGGCGCAGACGCACCTTGACCCTGCGCACCCTGCAGCCTTCCGCCCCACAGGTGGAAAACAGCAGCAGCGTCAGCCGCAGCTACTTCGTTAACCCTCTTTTTGCCGAGGCGGAGGCCTGAGCCCCCGCGTGACTGGGCAGCCCCCCTTCTGCCCTCCGCCGCCCCATTTCGAGAAATGTACGGGTCCCTGACATTAAAAGATCTCCGTTCCCTTTTCCACACTCCTTGTCCCCAGCCCCTGCAGACCAAGGACAGGGTGGCTTTGCCCAATAAAGGGGTTTCTTGTACCTGCTATCAGTTGcctcctgtgtccccacccctTTGCCTTTGCTTGAATGTGGAGAGCCGGCCAGTGCCCTCGTCACTCCATTGGTGAGGGGTGAGCCTCAGAGTCCTCCCTTCTGGTCACCTGCAAAGGGCAGTTCTGGGCACTACCTGTAGAATGGGTCCCTGAGAAGATTGCAGTCTGCAGAGTTGCCCCCACAACAAGGAGGGGGCTGGAACTCGGGAGATGGGGTGCTTAGAAGCCAACAGGAGTGAGGCACCTGGTGAGGCTGGCTGTCCAGTAGTCCCCCAACATCATGCCAAATGGCTGTTGACCTTGCAAATACAACAGCCGGCCATTTTACCAGAAAAACGGGTTTGTTCTGGAATGGCAGAGGAGTTGCACTTCGGGGTATGCAGGCTGTGGCGAAACCGCGGGCAGGCAAGTCCGGAGACCAAAGGAGAGGAACACGGTAGAGAAAAGGCAGGGGGTTGGGCGGGGCTGGTCTGAGTGGCGGTCCACCGGGGGCAGCGGGCACTGGGGCTGGTGGCGCTTTCTCACTGGCTGGCTGGTACCAGGCCGGAAGGGCTTCCTCCTCCTGCCGGTCCGGTGGGGGGACGGAGGGCAGGTGGGTGCGGTGCCCACCGGCTGGAGGCTCCGTGTGGATGAAGTAGCCTTCACTCAGGCTCCCATCTTCCTCTTCTGATGAAGATTTTTCCTTAAAAGCATCACTGATCAAGAGTTACTAGGTGTCATTTGTGTCCCTCAGTGCCAGGAAAGACCTTTCCCACGTGGTGGGTCCCACATCGGAGGGAAAGCGCATAGCGGTGAGAAACATTTAAGGCCGCATTTGAATAGTGAGGAAGGTTTGGAGGAAGGACTCAGGGGTCTCCCATCCGAGGTCCGCTTCCTGCTGAGGTCGCTCCTGTCGGAGATCATCTCCAAGCAGTGAGCTGGCGTCACCTAAACGGTTTCTACAAAGGTTTGACAAGCACCGGGAAGAAACAATGATTACGCAGGGCTGGTGAGCAGCACCTGGCAGGGGCCCTTCCAACAAGGTCGAAGAGACCTTCCGGAGTGTCTTTTGCAGTCGACGGAACGTCTGGTTGCAGGTGGTGACCTTCGCTCTCTGCATCTCATGGGCGCGTGCCGTGGAAAGATGGTTCTGCTCACGAGCACTGGTTCTCAGTAGACAGGGTTCGGCCTTTGCGGTACTGGGGTACCTGCTCTTACCAGCTGTGGATCGGAGCGGGCAGGAGCCAGGTGCACCCTTGCCCTGTAAACTACCCCAGAGGGGGTGGAGCTGAGATTTAGAAGGGCCGATAGCAGTGCTTTTGGCTGGGGTACTGGAAGCATCTTTGCAAATTTTgccagttggttttttttttttttaactttttaaatgtttatttttcagagtgagtgagtgagcgtgagtgggggaggggcagagagagggagacagaggatctgaagttggctccacgctgacagcccgatgcggggctcaaactcacgaacctcgaggtcatgacatgagcggaagtcagatgcttcacggactgagccacccaggtgcccctgccagtTGAGTCTAAATAATGCCGTGTGTTTTACTAGCcctgagggctgggggtgggaagcaCAGTGCTTTAGAACCGGCTCAACAGCACAGACCTGTTGAGTCACCTGAACTGTGACATGGGTTTTCCAGTGACTGGAGTTCAAGGAGGTTTCCCCAGGTAGGGATGGAATTTTCTATTAGGACTTTTGCTGTTACCCATCTACAAGGGAAAGCCTCAGTCCAGGAGGAAACCTACAACCCACGACTAAATCCTGTTTCTATCAGCTCCACGGGGGGAGCTGATTAAAACCCACTTGCCAGACCCCAAATGGTCCATTGAGCAATTAAAACGCCTGAGGGCGCTGAGGGCAGGTTTCCCAGGACTATTTGGGGCAGGTGGGACGAGCAAGGCGGCAGCATGCTGTGGCCTTGCTGAGTCTCTGGCGGGACTGGATGGGTCTTTGGTCCCAGCTAGAGTTCTCTCATATTGAACCAACACACTTCCAATATTGTTTGGCTCTCTTTGGGGCCGACTGGTGGGcatttgttgttgatttttctaGGTGGTCATTTGGGGGACCACAACGGAAGTCTGGTTGTTGGTTTCTTTGAGAGCAGCGTCTTTGGTGGCACTGTCAGTGAGGTGGTTCCCTTCGCCTCCAGAGTCAAGTCTGAAGTGCCCAGAGACCTTAATAATAGAGCCGCTGGCGAAAGTGAGGCATCTGATACAGTTAGGgccattttcaattttattcccATTAGAGGTGAGGAAACCTTCCCGAACATCCCAAAGTCCTGGGCTCCCTGTACCGACAGCAGGTACAGATGTTTGTGGTTTGGCCCTTGGCTAAGGTGCAAGCCTGAGAGCATCTAACTCAGGCGGAGTTGGGCTGAAGTAATCCATGAAGTGGTAACTACGGTAAGTGTGGTTACCGCCTGTCACCGTCCAGAGTTGTTCCGGTGCTAGTGACTCTCTTCCTTATGCGGCTCTCACAAGCCCCGCCTTTATACCTGGAAGACGGTGCatcctaatccccttcacctagttcatccgtccccaccccctcccttctggcaaccaccgcTTGTAAATTAGTGCTGTCATAAACACAGGGGAGCAAACGTCTTTTCAAATgactatttccattttcttcGGATAAATACCTCAGAGTGGAACCGCGGGATCAtactgtagttctgtttttaactgaggaacctccatacggttttccagagcggctgcaccggtttgcattcccagcagcagggCAAGAGGGTctcctttctccgcatcctcgccaacacctgttgtttcctatgtGGTTGACTTTAaaagccgttctgacaggtgcgaggtgacACCTCGTTGTGGTTTGGATCGGCATTTCCCTGACGGTTAGCGCCGGTGAGCtgcttttcgtgtgtctgttggccatccgtatGTCTTGGAAAGctgtctattcaggttttctgcccacttaaaaaaatgggatTGGTTTTTTTGATActgagttttaagaattaaaaaaaatttttttaatgtttatttttgaaagagagagcatgagcaggaggtgggggacagagagagagggagacacagaatcggaaacaggctccaggctctgggccatcagcccagagcccgacgcggggctcgaactcatggaccgcgagatcgtgacctggctgaagtcggacgcttaaccgactgcaccacccaggcacccctgtggttgACTTTAaaagccgttctgacaggtgcgaggtgacACCTCGTTGTGGTTTGGATCGGCATTTCCCTGACGGTTAGCGCCGGTGAGCtgcttttcgtgtgtctgttggccatccgtatGTCTTGGAAAGctgtctattcaggttttctgcccacttaaaaaaatgggatTGGTTTTTTTGATActgagttttaagaattaaaaaaaaaattttttttaatgtttatttttgaaagagagagcatgagcaggaggtgggggacagagagagagggagacacagaatccaaagcaggttccaggctctgagctgtcagcacagagcccaatatggggctcgaacccatgaaccgggagatcatgtcctgagccgaagttggacgtttaaccaactgagccacccaggtgcccccatgaattctttatatatttttaatgttaaccccttatcagatatagtATTTACAAATAGCTTCTCTCATTCAGTAtgtcacttttttgttttgttgatggtttactttgctgtgcaaaagctttttagtttgatgtagtttcatttatttttgcttttgttgtccttgcctgaggagacagatccaaaaaacTATTGCTCAGACTAATATCAAAGAGCTTGCTGCcttttttcttctaggatttttatggtttcaggtgttctgtgtaggtctttaatccatttaaagtttgtttttgtgcgtggtgtaagaacgtggtccagtttcactcttttgcatgcagctgtccagttctcccagcaccatttcttgaaaagactgtcttttcttcactggatattCCTGCCTTCTTGGTCatagattagttgaccatgtaagtgtgggtttatttctgagctcagtgttttgttctattgatctatgtgtgtttttgtgccagtgccataccgtattgattaccacagctttgtagtatactttgaaatcagggagcaagattctagttttgttctttttcaagatttctttggctatgcatgatcttttgtggttctgtataaatataggattatttgttctaattccGTGATAAATGCCATTGGTATCTTAACACAGATTCcactgaatctgtaggttgctttgggtggtatggacattttaacatcaGCTTTTCCAATTTACaaacatagtttatttttccatcttctgtgtcctctttatttcattaatgtcttatagtgttcagagtacagttctttcacctccttggctaaatttatttttaggtgctattttattctttttgatgaagttgtgagttttttttttctaaatttttaatatattttttaatggttttttatgtttatttttttttttaattttttttttccaacgtttatttatttttgggacagagagagacacagcatgaacgggggaggggcagagagagagggagacacagaatcggaaacaggctccaggctccgagccatcagcccagagcctgacgcggggctcgaactcatggaccgtgagattgtgacctggctgaagtcggacgctcaaccggctgcgccactcaggcgccccttgatgtttatttttgagagagacagaacatggtgggggaggggcagagagaaggagacacagaatctgaagcaggctctaggctctgagctatcagcacagagcctaacttgggctcaaacccacaaaccatgagatcatgacctgagccaaagtcggatactcaaccgactgagccacccaggtgcccccaacttttaaatatttaattgaattatagttgatatacaatattatatttgttatataacaTAGTGACTTAACAATTATATGCATTACAAAATGTTCACCATAAGTGTAGTTACTATCTGCCACCATACGAatgtattacaatattattgactatattccctatgctgtacttttcatccctgtgatttattttataatcgaaagtgtttttttaaagacttttaaagtaatctctacttttgaaatggggattgaactcacaaccccgagatcaagagtcaagtactctactgactgaaccagcctgGTGCCCCTATAATTGGAAGTTGTGCCTTCAATCCCCTTCACCAATTTCATccatctctcttctccctttccctctggcaaGCTACCTGTTTGTTCTTTGTGTCTATGagtctgtttgttcatttgtttttacttttagattctatatacaaggaaaatatatggtatttctcttactctgatttctctctcacagcattataccctctagttccatcaatgttgctgcaaatggcaagatttcattcttttttatggctgagtaatattccattgtttatacacaccagatcttctttatccattcatctatttaatttttttaatgtttatttatatttgagagagagagcatgcacaagttggggaggggcagagagagagggagacacagaatgtgaactgggctccaggctcagggctgtcagcacagagcctgatgtggggctcgaactcacaaactgcgagatcatgacctgagctgaagttggacgcttaaccgattgagccacccaggcgcccctccactcatctattgatggacacttgggctgcttccacatcttggctgttgtaaatgatgctgcataAATCATACAGGAGCATagttcttttcaaaattaatggtttcattttctttgggtaagtacccagaaatgggattagtagattatatggtatttctagttttaatttttttgaaaagcctCCATATTGTATTCCATAGTGACTACACCAagttacatttccaccagcagtgcatgagggtttccttttttccacatccttaccaacacttgttttttcttgttattttcatACTAGCCATTCTGCTACGTGTGAAATGGATATCCCATTGCAGTTTGGGGTTGACATTTCTCTAAGGGTTAGTGGTGCTAGGCATCTTtgcatgtatctgttggccatctgtatgtcttcttggaaaaatgtttaggtcctctgcccattttttaattggattgtgtgtgtgtgtgtgtatgtacacatacatacgtacatgcactgagttgtatgagttctttatgtattttggatgttaatcccttatcagggatacataatttgcaaatagcttctcccaaTCAgtaattgcctttttattttgttcttggtttactttgctgtgcaaaacctttttagtttcatgtagtcccaattgtttatttttgctcttgtctcTTTGGCCTGGGGGAGAGAGccagaaaaatattgctgaggctgatgtccaagaatttgctgcctatgttttcttttaggatttctGTGGTTCTGGGTCTCACATTTGGATCtctaatgcattttgagtttattcttgtgtgtgGCATAgagacagtggtctagtttctttgtatgtagctgtccacttttcccagcaccatttattgaagaggccatctttccctcattttatattcctgcctcttttgtcatatgtgcatgggcttatttctggttttatcattttgttccattgatctgtttttttttgtttttgtttttgttttttgcaaataccatactgttttgattactgcagttTTGTAGTATGGTTtcaaatctggaattgtgatactccCAGCTTggttattctttctcaagattgctttggctatttggggccttgtggttccattcaaattttaggattacttgttctactTGTGTGCAAAatactgttggcattttgatagggatttcactggttctgtagattgcttgggtagtatggacattttaacagtgttaatTTTTTCGATCCATGAGCATGATatatctttccctttatttgtgtTGTCTCCAATTTATCTTATCAGTGTCTtactgttttcagagtacagttaATTCGTCTCtttggttaaatatattcctgggtatcttattCTTCTCATCAATTGTATacgagattgttttcttaatctctctttctgctagtttgttattagtgtataaaaacacaacaggtgcctgggtggctcaattggttaagcatctgactctggattttggctcaggtcatgatctcatggtttgtgagttcaaaccctgtgttgggctctgtgctggcagtgtggagcctgcttgtgattctccttttcaaagcaaataaacttaaaaatgtttaaagaaacaacagatttttaatattttatattctgcaactttactgaattcatctattcttaaaaattttttaaatgttttatttttttgagagagagagaatgaatgaatgaatgaatgaatgagtgggtaggagcagggagaaagcaagacacagattctgaaacaggctgtaggctctgagctgtcagcacagagcctgatgcagggcttgaactctggaatGAGATCtggacctaggctgaagtcggacactcaaccaactgagccacccaggcgccccatgaattcatttattctaataatattttggtggagtcttaaaGTTTTCTGATATGTTACATGTCATCTGCAACTAGTGATACttccagttctgtttttttagtatcattttggatgccttttatttccttttcttgtttgattgctgtggctaggaattccagtaccatgttgaataaaagtggtgagttcatatcattgtcttgttcctgatcttagaggaaaaacttggAGCTTTTCACCAGTGAAttttatgttagctgtgggtttttcatataaggcctttattatgttaaggtatgttccctctacaactactttgttgagagtttttatcatgagtagatgttgaattttgtcaaaaatgccttttttgcatctattgagatgatcatacaaCTTTTATCCTTAAtcttgttaatgtggtatatcatgctGATTGTGCAGATTTTGAATCATCTTTGTATCtttggaataaatcctacttgattgtggtgaatgacacttttaatgtattaaatttggtttgctaatattttgtcaaggagttttgtatctatgttcatcagcgTTATtggcctttaattttcttttctttctttctttctttttttttttcttttttcttttgtagtatctttgcctggttttggtatctgggtagtgctggcctcagaatgaatttggaagcattcctctctcttctactttttggaacagtttgagaataggtattaactcttttaatgtttggtggaattcatctgtgaatccatctggttcAGGACttttggggagtttttaaaagtcattatgAATTCAATTTAATTACTAGTAATCAGtgtgttcagattttctctttcttcctgattcagtcttgga
Proteins encoded:
- the AMN gene encoding protein amnionless, which gives rise to MGALGRALLWLQLCAMTRAAYKLWVPNTNFEVTTNWSQNRTPCAGAAVVFPADKMVSVLVREGHSISDMLLPRDGEFVLDSGAGFGAADAGRDPDCGAAAPALFLDPDRFSWHDPRLWRSGGAARGLFSVDAERVPCRHDDVVFPPDASFRVGLGPGVGPVRVRSVWALGQTFTRDEDLAAFLASPAGRLRFHGPGALSVGAEACADPSGCVCGNAEVQPWICAALLRPLGGRCPPAACRDALRPEGQCCDLCGAIVSLTHGPNFDIERYRTRLLRGFLPQYQGLQMAVSKVPRQNAGAEADTEIQVVLAETGPDGTGGAGRLARALLADVAEHGEGLGVLSAAVRESGAPVGDGSAAGLEGSGMRAGLAGGVAAGLLLLLLLAGALLLRGARSFRWSRREEAAPAPFVAPLGFSNPVFDVAGSVEPPSAPQVENSSSVSRSYFVNPLFAEAEA